A genomic segment from Alistipes senegalensis JC50 encodes:
- a CDS encoding TonB-dependent receptor plug domain-containing protein, translating to MKSKLFVLLLSGSIVPVCALRSETADSLRNAKTYPIGEVVVTGTRHETDIRHLPMTISVVGRQKIAEGFRPSLLPTLTERIPGLFVTGRGIMGYGVSGGAAGQMTLRGVGGSPTTGLLVLIDGHPQYMGLMGHPIADAYQSMLADRVEVVRGPASVLYGSNAMGGVINIVTRKMHEDGVKTDLHAGYGSYNTLETEVTNQIRAGRFTSTVTGSYNRTDGHRRNMGFEQYGGYAKLGYRITERWDVYADVNLTHFNAQNPGAVSAPILDNRQRITRGMTSFALRNDYGKTSGTLSFFYNWGRHRINDGYSPGEEPLNYRFNSRDRMLGVSWYQSVTLFSGNRLTVGADWQHFGGKAWNTFTDGAPDKTTADKTMDEAAVYIDFRQSLTHWLTLDAGLRLDHHSHAGTEWVPQGGLSFLLPHNAQIKAMVSKGFRFPTIREMYMFPPQNPDLKPEKLMNYELSFTQRVSDGALSYAISVYYIDGDNMIQTVPVDGRPKNINTGRIENWGAEGDAACRINPAWAVSVNYSYLHMAYPVVAAPEHKLYAGVDFSRRRWKASTGVQYIHGLYTSVKPVAKDNFVLWNANVTFRATRWLDLFVRGENLLAQRYEINAGFPMPKATALGGMNVNF from the coding sequence ATGAAGTCCAAACTGTTTGTCCTGCTGCTGTCGGGCAGCATCGTCCCTGTATGCGCCCTGCGGTCGGAGACTGCCGACAGCCTGCGCAATGCGAAAACCTATCCGATCGGGGAGGTCGTGGTCACGGGAACCCGGCATGAAACCGACATCCGGCACTTGCCGATGACCATCTCCGTCGTCGGACGGCAGAAGATCGCCGAGGGATTCCGGCCGTCGCTGCTGCCGACGCTGACCGAGCGGATTCCGGGACTGTTCGTCACGGGACGCGGCATCATGGGATACGGCGTTTCGGGCGGGGCCGCCGGGCAGATGACGCTGCGCGGCGTCGGCGGAAGCCCCACGACGGGGCTGCTGGTGCTGATCGACGGGCATCCCCAGTACATGGGGCTGATGGGGCATCCGATCGCCGACGCCTATCAGTCGATGCTGGCCGACCGGGTCGAGGTCGTGCGCGGCCCCGCTTCGGTGTTGTACGGCTCGAACGCCATGGGCGGCGTCATCAATATCGTGACGCGCAAGATGCACGAAGACGGGGTCAAAACCGACCTCCATGCCGGTTACGGCTCCTACAACACGCTGGAAACCGAGGTCACGAACCAGATTCGGGCCGGACGTTTCACCAGTACGGTGACCGGCTCTTACAACCGCACCGACGGCCATCGCAGGAACATGGGATTCGAGCAGTACGGCGGTTACGCCAAACTGGGATACCGGATCACGGAACGGTGGGACGTTTACGCCGACGTGAACCTCACGCATTTCAATGCCCAGAACCCGGGCGCCGTTTCGGCACCCATTCTCGACAACCGCCAGCGCATCACCCGCGGCATGACATCGTTCGCTCTGCGCAACGACTACGGCAAGACCTCCGGAACCCTGAGTTTCTTCTACAACTGGGGCCGGCACAGAATCAACGACGGATACTCGCCCGGCGAAGAGCCGCTGAACTACCGCTTCAACTCCCGCGACAGGATGCTGGGCGTATCGTGGTATCAGAGCGTCACGCTTTTCAGCGGCAACCGCCTGACCGTGGGTGCAGACTGGCAGCATTTCGGCGGCAAGGCGTGGAACACCTTCACCGACGGCGCTCCGGATAAAACCACGGCCGACAAAACAATGGACGAGGCGGCCGTATACATCGATTTCCGCCAGAGCCTGACGCACTGGCTGACGCTCGACGCCGGGCTGCGCCTCGACCACCACTCGCACGCGGGCACGGAGTGGGTGCCGCAGGGCGGGCTGTCGTTCCTGCTTCCGCACAATGCCCAGATCAAGGCGATGGTCAGCAAAGGATTCCGTTTCCCGACGATCCGCGAAATGTATATGTTCCCGCCGCAGAATCCCGATCTGAAACCCGAAAAACTGATGAACTACGAACTTTCATTCACACAGCGCGTGTCGGACGGGGCGCTTTCGTACGCGATCAGCGTCTACTACATCGACGGCGACAACATGATCCAGACCGTTCCGGTGGACGGACGCCCGAAAAACATCAATACGGGCCGGATCGAGAACTGGGGCGCCGAGGGCGACGCGGCCTGCCGCATAAACCCCGCGTGGGCCGTTTCGGTCAATTACAGCTACCTCCACATGGCCTATCCGGTGGTCGCAGCCCCCGAACACAAACTCTACGCCGGGGTCGATTTTTCGCGCAGACGCTGGAAGGCATCGACGGGCGTGCAGTATATCCACGGACTTTACACCTCGGTCAAACCCGTGGCCAAGGATAATTTCGTGCTGTGGAACGCCAATGTCACTTTCCGCGCGACCCGTTGGCTCGATCTGTTCGTGCGGGGCGAAAATCTGCTGGCGCAGCGTTATGAGATCAACGCCGGGTTCCCCATGCCGAAAGCCACGGCGCTGGGCGGCATGAATGTCAATTTCTGA
- a CDS encoding energy-coupling factor ABC transporter ATP-binding protein, with protein sequence MSHHYLRFDDVHYRYPNGYEALCGVSFRITHGEKVALVGANGAGKSTLLLHTNGLLMPSQGGVVLGGIALTRRTLPLVRQSVGLVFQDSDNQLFMPTVEEDVAFGPSNMRLEPEEIRRRVTEALDAVGALDLRGESPFRLSGGQKKRVAIATVLAMEPSVLVMDEPTSNLDPRARRQIIDLIRRFSHTTLIATHDMEMVLDLCDRTIVMKEGRIVADGSTRHVFGDLALLEECGLEQPCELRMKRALKKEYAP encoded by the coding sequence ATGAGCCACCACTACCTCCGGTTCGACGATGTGCATTACCGTTATCCCAACGGTTACGAAGCGCTCTGCGGCGTCTCGTTCCGCATCACGCACGGGGAGAAGGTCGCCTTGGTCGGGGCCAACGGAGCCGGGAAATCGACTCTGCTGCTGCACACCAACGGATTGCTGATGCCCTCGCAGGGCGGAGTGGTCTTGGGCGGGATCGCGCTCACGCGCAGAACGCTGCCGCTGGTGCGGCAATCCGTAGGGCTGGTGTTTCAGGATTCGGACAATCAGCTCTTCATGCCCACGGTCGAAGAAGACGTGGCCTTCGGACCTTCGAACATGCGTCTCGAACCCGAAGAGATCCGCCGCCGCGTCACGGAAGCCCTCGACGCCGTCGGTGCGCTCGATCTGCGCGGGGAGTCGCCCTTCCGGCTTTCGGGCGGACAGAAGAAGCGCGTTGCGATAGCGACGGTCCTTGCGATGGAGCCGTCGGTGCTCGTCATGGACGAGCCGACCTCGAATCTCGATCCCCGCGCCCGGCGGCAGATCATCGACCTGATACGCCGTTTCAGCCACACGACGCTGATCGCCACGCATGATATGGAGATGGTGCTCGACCTTTGCGACCGGACGATCGTGATGAAGGAGGGGCGGATCGTGGCCGACGGCAGTACGCGGCACGTATTCGGCGATCTGGCCCTGCTCGAAGAGTGCGGACTGGAACAGCCCTGCGAACTGCGGATGAAACGCGCGCTGAAAAAGGAGTACGCCCCCTGA
- a CDS encoding nucleoside hydrolase — protein sequence MTIRPYFFRRGLLAVILSVLLAPCHAHSGKARFHAVIDTDGAADDLRTLCMLLGNREVEVLAVTTSEGALLPDSAAVRVRALLDSFHHEGVPVGAGRAANAPAPMWRAHSEAVDWGDAAAAATAGTGFPAAPALIAETLGEEEEKVVFIALGALTNLCDVLRENPASGARIDRVVWYNSRTGPLSGANFETDSTASRYVLASGVPVTVVSANPACPVVVTPALIDSVAAVPNVYARKIAATHRTPPLAKLVGERHLEAWDDLVALWLFAPELFSSRKLSGTVQACELSDKVPAEEVQTRLTAILRGKPDSESRVFYGFPVRHALYAADVVPIIDSAIARHGVSEWRAGVLTNELHGHLGIYATIGVKMGIRAREYFNIGVDDILVTTYAGHNPPISCMNDGLQVGTGASVGHGLITVAENVTPRPEARFTFKNKTVRLVLKPGYADRIRRDVKRGIELYGNLTEPYWQYVRALALQYWLDFDRHEIFDMYVGENTP from the coding sequence ATGACAATCCGTCCGTACTTTTTCCGCCGGGGCCTGCTGGCAGTCATCCTGTCGGTCCTCCTCGCCCCCTGCCATGCGCATTCGGGCAAAGCCCGTTTCCACGCCGTCATCGACACCGACGGCGCCGCCGACGACCTGCGCACCCTCTGCATGCTGCTGGGCAACCGCGAAGTCGAGGTGCTCGCCGTCACGACTTCGGAAGGCGCGCTGCTTCCCGACAGCGCCGCCGTACGTGTGCGTGCGCTGCTCGACTCCTTCCACCACGAAGGCGTTCCGGTCGGCGCGGGACGTGCGGCGAATGCCCCCGCACCGATGTGGCGCGCCCACTCCGAGGCCGTGGACTGGGGCGATGCCGCAGCCGCGGCAACCGCCGGAACCGGCTTCCCTGCGGCGCCGGCATTGATCGCCGAAACCCTCGGAGAAGAGGAGGAGAAGGTCGTTTTCATCGCCCTCGGGGCTTTGACGAATCTATGCGACGTTCTGCGGGAAAATCCCGCTTCCGGCGCGCGGATCGACCGGGTCGTCTGGTACAACAGCCGGACCGGGCCGCTCTCCGGAGCCAATTTCGAAACGGATAGCACCGCCTCCCGTTATGTGCTGGCGAGCGGCGTGCCCGTAACGGTCGTGTCGGCAAATCCGGCCTGCCCGGTCGTCGTTACGCCCGCCCTGATCGACTCGGTGGCGGCCGTGCCGAACGTCTACGCCCGGAAAATCGCCGCGACGCACCGCACGCCCCCGCTGGCGAAGCTGGTCGGCGAACGTCATCTGGAAGCCTGGGACGATCTGGTCGCGCTCTGGCTGTTCGCCCCGGAGCTGTTCTCTTCCCGGAAGCTGAGCGGAACGGTTCAGGCGTGCGAACTGTCGGACAAGGTCCCGGCGGAGGAGGTGCAGACCCGGCTGACGGCGATCCTCCGGGGAAAACCCGACAGCGAGAGCCGGGTGTTCTACGGCTTTCCGGTACGGCATGCGCTGTATGCGGCGGATGTCGTTCCGATCATCGACTCGGCGATCGCCCGCCACGGAGTGAGCGAATGGCGTGCGGGCGTGCTGACCAACGAACTGCACGGTCATCTGGGAATATACGCCACGATCGGCGTCAAGATGGGAATCCGCGCCCGTGAATATTTCAATATCGGAGTGGACGATATTCTGGTGACGACTTATGCGGGGCATAATCCGCCGATAAGCTGCATGAACGACGGCTTGCAGGTAGGTACGGGAGCCTCCGTGGGACACGGGCTGATTACCGTCGCGGAAAACGTCACGCCGCGGCCCGAAGCCCGTTTCACCTTCAAGAACAAGACGGTACGGCTGGTGCTGAAACCCGGGTACGCCGACCGTATCCGCCGGGACGTGAAACGGGGAATCGAACTTTACGGCAATCTGACAGAGCCCTACTGGCAATACGTGCGGGCCCTGGCGCTGCAATACTGGCTCGACTTCGACCGGCACGAGATATTCGACATGTACGTCGGGGAGAACACGCCCTGA
- the cbiQ gene encoding cobalt ECF transporter T component CbiQ yields the protein MKNRLQHVLCALDAMERTARMQSPLHRTDARAKLLVTVVFLVTMLSVLPYRLPELLLFFIFPIFTCAMGGLRYGPIFRRSLVVLPFVAFIGVFNLFYDREPVFRMGALVVTAGWISFLSIILRGLLSVQALLVLIGSTGYYRLCRSLQQLGVPAVFTTQLLFVYRYLFVLIEEAAAMQQARDARSFGRKSYPLKVWGTLVGQLLIRTFDRAERISRAMLARGFTGRIPEGMSERPAWKMRDTLFLAAWCSALVLLRLCRPAENFSMLINNF from the coding sequence ATGAAAAACAGACTGCAACATGTGCTTTGTGCGTTGGACGCGATGGAGCGGACCGCGCGGATGCAAAGTCCGCTCCATCGCACGGATGCCCGGGCCAAGCTGCTCGTTACAGTGGTTTTTCTCGTGACGATGCTCTCCGTGCTGCCATACCGGCTTCCGGAACTGCTGCTGTTTTTCATCTTCCCGATCTTCACCTGCGCGATGGGCGGCCTGCGTTACGGACCGATTTTCCGGCGGTCGCTCGTCGTGCTGCCGTTCGTCGCCTTCATCGGCGTTTTCAACCTTTTCTACGACCGCGAGCCGGTTTTCCGGATGGGTGCGCTGGTCGTCACCGCCGGCTGGATATCGTTCCTCTCGATCATCCTGCGCGGCCTGCTGTCGGTGCAGGCGCTGCTGGTGCTGATCGGCAGCACCGGGTACTACCGCCTTTGCCGGAGTTTGCAGCAGCTCGGCGTGCCGGCCGTTTTCACCACGCAGCTGCTTTTCGTCTACCGTTACCTTTTCGTCCTGATCGAAGAGGCCGCAGCCATGCAACAGGCCCGCGACGCGAGGAGTTTCGGCCGCAAATCCTACCCGCTCAAAGTCTGGGGAACGCTCGTCGGGCAGCTGCTGATCCGCACCTTCGACCGGGCCGAACGGATCAGCCGGGCGATGCTCGCCCGCGGATTCACGGGACGCATCCCGGAGGGGATGTCCGAACGTCCGGCATGGAAAATGCGCGATACCCTGTTTCTCGCCGCATGGTGCTCGGCACTCGTCCTGCTGCGCCTGTGCCGTCCGGCCGAAAACTTCTCGATGCTGATAAACAACTTCTGA
- a CDS encoding MFS transporter produces MENTRQPILLRVRQHLRDAVGRMHPSVSFVSCIGVLLAYLTGVYITGSLHEASRWMGAMLACTSLVVVLQSNSYKASLRTGWTRVLGTFLGALVAYTYLKMWPFSIVGMLASVFVLEMLCMLVGIYRNGRIATITLLIILLVSQMTPHVSPAVNCLLRFTESVVGVVVGIALLWLLERWNRWLYPQEYANTVTDKNMNMDTMPLRWGHFRVLVVASLGQITGAGLATLVGVILPMIQIFRHPGLTSLQQGLVAATSLVGIMVGSVLFGAWSDKKGYLFFFRFCPALILAASLFTFFTADLFGLVTGLFFMGLGIGGGYSLDSDYISEIMPRRWRLLMVGVAKAASSLGSIAAAAVCFFLLREWGDPHLWNRLLLLVAFMAVVMLLCRIRFEQSPGWLIAHGRISEAEEAVRYFLGPDVEIGEIRNRPNKTQMPKAAWSDLFKSGQVKKVIFSGIPWACEGLGVYGIGVFLPVLVMALGLETGSESAFARITDSVLLTTWINLCILPGFVLGLLLVNRWYHVRTQTWGFVLCAAGMAILLAAYEFRWPVWTAVSGFMLFELFLNAGPHLMTFIIPPQIYSVAERGAGAGLAAAFGKLGAVAGVVFIPMLLKWGGASLVLWVTIGVLLAGALVTAVVGREVLPDRGRSVRPEIRRD; encoded by the coding sequence ATGGAAAACACCCGGCAACCGATCCTGTTACGGGTCCGGCAGCACCTGCGCGATGCCGTCGGACGCATGCACCCTTCCGTCTCGTTCGTCTCCTGCATCGGTGTTCTGCTGGCTTATCTGACGGGCGTCTACATAACGGGATCGCTTCACGAGGCGTCGCGCTGGATGGGGGCCATGCTGGCCTGCACGTCGCTGGTGGTCGTCTTGCAGTCGAACAGCTACAAGGCTTCGCTGCGCACCGGATGGACCCGGGTGCTGGGAACCTTCCTCGGGGCGCTCGTCGCCTACACATATCTCAAAATGTGGCCCTTCTCGATCGTGGGGATGCTCGCTTCGGTCTTCGTGCTGGAGATGCTCTGCATGCTGGTCGGAATCTACCGGAACGGCCGTATCGCCACCATTACGCTGCTCATCATCCTGCTCGTCTCGCAGATGACGCCCCACGTCTCGCCGGCCGTGAACTGCCTGCTGCGCTTTACCGAATCGGTCGTCGGCGTCGTGGTGGGCATTGCGCTGCTGTGGCTGCTCGAACGGTGGAACAGATGGCTCTACCCGCAGGAATACGCAAACACGGTTACCGATAAAAATATGAACATGGACACGATGCCCCTGCGTTGGGGCCATTTCAGAGTGCTTGTCGTCGCCTCGCTCGGACAGATCACCGGAGCCGGGCTGGCGACGCTGGTCGGCGTCATACTGCCGATGATTCAGATTTTCCGGCATCCCGGACTTACCTCCCTGCAACAGGGACTCGTGGCGGCGACCAGTCTCGTCGGAATCATGGTCGGTTCGGTGCTGTTCGGAGCGTGGAGCGATAAAAAGGGATACCTGTTTTTCTTCCGCTTCTGCCCCGCGCTCATCCTCGCGGCCTCGCTGTTCACCTTTTTCACGGCCGATCTCTTCGGACTGGTCACGGGGCTGTTTTTCATGGGACTGGGCATCGGAGGCGGTTACAGCCTCGATTCGGACTATATCTCCGAGATCATGCCCCGGCGGTGGAGACTGCTGATGGTCGGCGTGGCGAAAGCCGCGTCGTCGCTGGGCAGCATCGCGGCGGCGGCCGTCTGCTTCTTCCTGTTGCGGGAGTGGGGCGATCCGCACCTCTGGAACCGGCTGCTGCTGCTCGTCGCATTCATGGCGGTCGTCATGCTGCTTTGCCGCATCCGTTTCGAACAGAGTCCCGGATGGCTCATCGCCCACGGGCGAATATCCGAAGCCGAAGAGGCCGTGCGCTATTTTCTGGGACCGGACGTGGAGATCGGCGAGATCCGCAACCGCCCGAACAAAACGCAGATGCCGAAGGCGGCTTGGAGCGACCTCTTCAAATCGGGCCAGGTGAAGAAAGTGATTTTCAGCGGCATTCCGTGGGCCTGCGAGGGATTGGGCGTCTACGGCATCGGGGTTTTCCTGCCCGTGCTGGTCATGGCGCTGGGGCTGGAAACGGGGTCCGAGTCGGCCTTTGCCCGGATCACCGATTCGGTATTGCTGACCACATGGATCAACCTCTGCATCCTGCCGGGATTCGTACTGGGCCTGCTGCTCGTGAACCGCTGGTACCACGTGCGGACCCAGACGTGGGGCTTTGTCCTCTGCGCCGCGGGCATGGCCATCCTGCTGGCGGCCTACGAATTCCGCTGGCCGGTCTGGACCGCCGTGTCCGGGTTCATGCTCTTCGAACTGTTCCTCAATGCGGGCCCCCACCTGATGACGTTCATCATTCCGCCCCAAATCTACTCCGTCGCCGAGCGCGGCGCAGGCGCGGGGCTGGCCGCGGCTTTCGGCAAACTGGGCGCCGTCGCCGGCGTCGTCTTCATCCCGATGCTGCTCAAGTGGGGCGGGGCTTCGCTGGTGCTTTGGGTGACGATCGGCGTACTGCTCGCCGGGGCGTTGGTTACGGCTGTCGTCGGCCGGGAGGTGCTTCCCGACCGGGGGCGGTCCGTTCGTCCCGAGATCCGGCGCGACTGA
- a CDS encoding efflux RND transporter permease subunit — MDVRTFINRPILSGVISVAIVIVGLIGLSRLPVEQFPDIAPPTVRVSATYTGANAETVMKSVVTPLEEQLNGVENMIYMTSTATNTGAATINVYFRQGTDPDMSVVNVQNRVASAQGLLPAEVTKAGVTVRKRQNNSLKAISLYSPDDRYDANFLTNYMKINIEPRMSRIAGVGEVNIWGASYSLRIWLDPSKMAQYGLMPSDIAAVLAEQNVESPTGTLGAESANTFQYVLKYRGRYEEEADYENMVIRSLPDGSVLRLKDVARIELGAENYTMLSQTSGHPGANCMMAQTSGSNANEIIEEIDEVSADIASSLPKGMVLTDITSTKDFLDASIANVVETLLIAIVLVVLVVYLFLHDLRATLIPSLAIVVSLIGTFAFLYVVGFSLNLLTLFALVLVIGTVVDDSIVVVEAVQAKFDEGYVSVYRATEDAMGGLTSALMTTTIVFMAVFIPVSFMGGTTGTFYTQFGLTMAVAVAISLLNAMTLSPALCALILRPRADAASGEMPGFSDRFHAAFDRSFRRVQQKYLRGVSFLFRRKAIAVGSIVAACGVLVWLMSVTKTGLVPQEDMGTINVGVQTSPGSSLEETDRIMDEIEAAIRDIPQIQIYSRVTGKDTRHNQSSSAGSFSVRLKNWSERTKKGDDIASVMAEIYRRTDGIKTAQIRVSTTPMISGYGQSDGFELYVQDRKGGSVEDLLRYTRAFIDALNARPEISRAYTTFDTKFPQYRVEVDAALCKRNGVSPADVLSTLAGYVGGSYSSNLNRFTKLYRVMVQASPEYRLDTEALNDLFVRNAAGGMSPLSQYLTLTKVYGSESLSRFNLFSAVAVYGAPAEGYSSGQAIRAIGEVSKSALPEGYGYEFGGMSREEASTSNATTMVFIVCILFIYLILCALYESLFIPFAVILAVPFGLAGSFVFAQLWGLENNIYMQTGLIMLIGLLAKTAILLTEYASDRRQQGMGIAAAAMSAAKARLRPILMTSLTMIFGMLPLMFAQGVGANGNISVGVGTVGGMLTGTLALLFIVPALFIIFRYLQERFLPGRFRASE, encoded by the coding sequence ATGGACGTTCGCACATTCATAAACCGTCCGATCCTTTCGGGCGTCATCTCCGTGGCCATCGTCATCGTCGGGCTGATCGGCCTGAGCCGTCTGCCCGTCGAACAGTTTCCCGACATCGCCCCTCCCACCGTGCGCGTCAGCGCCACCTATACCGGAGCCAACGCCGAGACGGTGATGAAGAGCGTCGTCACGCCCCTCGAGGAGCAGCTCAACGGTGTGGAGAACATGATCTATATGACCTCGACGGCCACCAACACCGGTGCGGCCACCATCAACGTCTACTTCCGGCAGGGCACCGACCCCGACATGTCGGTGGTCAACGTGCAGAACCGCGTGGCTTCGGCGCAGGGGCTGCTTCCGGCCGAAGTCACGAAGGCGGGCGTGACGGTGCGCAAGCGTCAGAACAATTCGCTGAAGGCCATATCGCTCTATTCGCCCGACGACCGTTACGATGCCAACTTCCTGACCAACTACATGAAGATCAACATCGAGCCTCGGATGTCGCGTATCGCGGGCGTGGGCGAGGTGAATATCTGGGGCGCCAGCTATTCGCTGCGCATCTGGCTCGATCCGTCGAAGATGGCGCAGTACGGACTGATGCCCTCGGACATCGCCGCGGTGCTGGCCGAGCAGAATGTGGAATCCCCGACGGGGACGCTGGGAGCCGAATCGGCCAATACGTTTCAGTATGTGCTGAAATACCGCGGCCGTTACGAGGAGGAGGCCGACTACGAGAACATGGTCATACGCTCGCTGCCCGACGGCAGCGTGCTGAGGCTGAAAGACGTGGCCCGCATCGAACTCGGTGCCGAGAACTATACGATGCTCAGTCAGACGAGCGGACATCCCGGCGCTAACTGCATGATGGCCCAGACCTCCGGCTCGAACGCCAACGAGATCATCGAAGAGATCGACGAAGTGTCGGCCGACATCGCCTCGTCGCTCCCCAAAGGCATGGTGCTGACCGACATCACCAGCACGAAGGATTTTCTCGATGCCTCGATTGCCAATGTGGTCGAGACGCTCCTTATCGCCATCGTTCTGGTGGTCCTGGTGGTCTATCTCTTCCTCCACGACCTGCGGGCCACGCTCATTCCGTCGCTGGCCATCGTCGTGTCGCTGATCGGAACGTTCGCATTCCTTTACGTCGTCGGGTTCAGCCTGAACCTGCTGACGCTTTTCGCCTTGGTGCTGGTCATCGGCACCGTGGTGGACGACAGCATCGTGGTCGTAGAGGCCGTGCAGGCGAAGTTCGACGAAGGATACGTCTCCGTCTATCGGGCCACGGAGGATGCGATGGGCGGGCTGACCTCGGCGCTGATGACCACGACGATCGTTTTCATGGCCGTGTTCATCCCCGTCAGCTTCATGGGCGGCACGACCGGAACGTTCTACACGCAATTCGGACTGACGATGGCCGTCGCCGTCGCCATCTCGCTGCTCAATGCCATGACGCTCAGCCCGGCGCTCTGCGCGCTCATCCTGCGGCCCCGCGCCGATGCCGCGAGCGGGGAGATGCCGGGTTTCTCCGACCGATTCCATGCGGCTTTCGATCGTTCGTTCCGCCGCGTACAGCAGAAATACCTGCGGGGCGTGTCCTTTTTGTTCCGCCGCAAGGCAATCGCCGTCGGGAGCATCGTCGCGGCGTGCGGTGTGCTGGTCTGGCTGATGAGCGTTACCAAAACGGGCCTCGTGCCGCAGGAGGACATGGGCACGATCAACGTGGGCGTGCAGACTTCGCCCGGCAGCAGTCTGGAAGAGACCGACCGCATCATGGACGAAATCGAAGCGGCCATCCGCGACATTCCGCAAATCCAGATCTATTCGCGCGTTACGGGCAAGGACACCCGGCACAACCAGTCGTCGTCGGCCGGATCGTTTTCCGTCCGGCTGAAAAATTGGAGCGAGCGCACGAAGAAGGGCGACGACATAGCCTCGGTCATGGCGGAGATCTACCGCCGCACCGACGGCATCAAGACGGCGCAGATACGTGTCTCCACCACTCCGATGATCTCCGGATACGGCCAAAGCGACGGTTTCGAACTTTACGTGCAGGACCGCAAGGGCGGCAGCGTGGAAGACCTGCTGCGATATACCCGCGCATTTATCGACGCCCTGAACGCACGACCGGAAATATCGCGCGCCTACACGACGTTCGATACCAAATTCCCGCAGTACCGGGTCGAGGTGGATGCGGCCTTGTGCAAGCGCAACGGCGTGTCGCCCGCCGATGTCCTCAGCACCCTTGCGGGGTATGTGGGCGGCAGCTATTCGTCGAATCTGAACCGCTTCACCAAACTCTACCGCGTCATGGTGCAGGCTTCGCCCGAATACCGGCTCGACACCGAGGCGCTGAACGATCTGTTCGTGCGCAATGCCGCGGGCGGGATGTCGCCCCTGTCGCAATACCTGACGCTCACGAAGGTCTACGGCTCGGAGAGCCTTTCGCGATTCAACCTCTTTTCGGCTGTCGCCGTCTACGGCGCACCGGCCGAAGGGTACAGTTCGGGACAGGCCATTCGGGCGATCGGGGAGGTGTCGAAGAGCGCCTTGCCCGAAGGATACGGCTACGAGTTCGGCGGCATGTCGCGTGAGGAGGCTTCGACGAGCAATGCCACCACGATGGTCTTCATCGTCTGCATCCTCTTCATTTATCTGATTCTCTGCGCACTTTACGAAAGCCTCTTCATCCCGTTCGCCGTCATCCTCGCCGTGCCGTTCGGTTTGGCCGGCAGCTTCGTCTTCGCGCAGTTGTGGGGGCTTGAAAACAATATCTATATGCAGACGGGGCTGATCATGCTGATCGGCCTGCTCGCCAAAACGGCCATTCTGCTTACGGAGTACGCCTCCGACCGCCGACAGCAGGGCATGGGAATCGCGGCGGCGGCCATGTCGGCGGCCAAAGCCCGGCTGCGTCCTATTTTGATGACCTCGCTCACGATGATTTTCGGCATGTTGCCGCTGATGTTCGCGCAGGGTGTCGGCGCCAACGGCAACATTTCGGTCGGCGTGGGTACGGTCGGCGGCATGCTGACCGGCACGCTGGCACTGCTCTTTATCGTGCCGGCGTTGTTCATCATCTTCCGGTATTTGCAGGAGCGGTTCCTGCCCGGACGTTTCCGGGCGTCCGAATAA